One part of the Arabidopsis thaliana chromosome 1 sequence genome encodes these proteins:
- a CDS encoding Pentatricopeptide repeat (PPR) superfamily protein (Pentatricopeptide repeat (PPR) superfamily protein; CONTAINS InterPro DOMAIN/s: Pentatricopeptide repeat (InterPro:IPR002885); BEST Arabidopsis thaliana protein match is: Tetratricopeptide repeat (TPR)-like superfamily protein (TAIR:AT1G12300.1); Has 65829 Blast hits to 15121 proteins in 316 species: Archae - 4; Bacteria - 59; Metazoa - 1157; Fungi - 1233; Plants - 61014; Viruses - 0; Other Eukaryotes - 2362 (source: NCBI BLink).), producing MRGLIQTRLLETGTLRTALFLSCYGRVFSSVSDGKGKVSYRERLRSGIVDIKEDDAVDLFQEMTRSRPRPRLIDFSRLFSVVARTKQYDLVLDLCKQMELKGIAHNLYTLSIMINCCCRCRKLSLAFSAMGKIIKLGYEPDTVTFSTLINGLCLEGRVSEALELVDRMVEMGHKPTLITLNALVNGLCLNGKVSDAVLLIDRMVETGFQPNEVTYGPVLKVMCKSGQTALAMELLRKMEERKIKLDAVKYSIIIDGLCKDGSLDNAFNLFNEMEIKGFKADIIIYTTLIRGFCYAGRWDDGAKLLRDMIKRKITPDVVAFSALIDCFVKEGKLREAEELHKEMIQRGISPDTVTYTSLIDGFCKENQLDKANHMLDLMVSKGCGPNIRTFNILINGYCKANLIDDGLELFRKMSLRGVVADTVTYNTLIQGFCELGKLEVAKELFQEMVSRRVRPDIVSYKILLDGLCDNGEPEKALEIFEKIEKSKMELDIGIYNIIIHGMCNASKVDDAWDLFCSLPLKGVKPDVKTYNIMIGGLCKKGSLSEADLLFRKMEEDGHSPNGCTYNILIRAHLGEGDATKSAKLIEEIKRCGFSVDASTVKMVVDMLSDGRLKKSFLDMLS from the coding sequence ATGCGGGGATTGATTCAGACACGTCTTCTCGAGACAGGTACTCTAAGAACTGCTTTATTCTTGTCTTGCTATGGACGAGTCTTTTCTAGTGTCAGTGATGGGAAAGGGAAAGTCTCCtatagagagagattgagaagtGGGATTGTTGATATCAAGGAAGATGATGCTGTTGATCTGTTTCAAGAAATGACTAGGTCTCGTCCTCGTCCTCGTCTTATTGATTTCAGTAGATTGTTTAGTGTTGTTGCCAGAACAAAGCAATATGATCTAGTGTTAGATCTCTGCAAGCAAATGGAATTAAAGGGAATTGCGCATAACCTCTACACTCTGAGTATTATGATTAATTGCTGTTGTCGATGTCGTAAACTCTCTTTGGCTTTTTCTGCTATGGGGAAGATCATTAAACTTGGGTATGAGCCTGATACAGTCACATTTTCAACTTTGATAAACGGATTATGTCTCGAGGGTAGAGTTTCCGAAGCTCTGGAATTAGTTGATCGAATGGTTGAAATGGGACATAAACCCACTCTCATAACGCTTAACGCTCTGGTCAATGGACTTTGTCTCAACGGTAAAGTCTCTGATGCTGTGCTTTTGATTGATCGAATGGTTGAGACTGGCTTTCAACCCAATGAAGTAACTTATGGACCGGTTTTAAAAGTAATGTGTAAGTCCGGCCAAACTGCCCTTGCCATGGAGTTGCTCAGAAAgatggaagaaagaaagatcaagCTCGATGCAGTCAAATACAGTATCATCATTGATGGTCTGTGCAAAGACGGGAGCCTCGACAATGCATTCAACCTTTTCAATGAAATGGAAATCAAAGGGTTCAAAGCTGATATTATTATCTACACCACTCTCATTAGAGGCTTTTGTTACGCTGGTAGATGGGATGATGGTGCCAAGTTGCTGAGGGATATGATCAAAAGGAAAATCACACCAGACGTGGTCGCTTTCAGCGCGTTAATAGATTGTTTTGTGAAAGAGGGAAAGCTTCGAGAGGCTGAAGAACTGCACAAGGAGATGATACAACGAGGCATATCTCCTGATACTGTTACGTACACTTCTTTGATAGATGGGTTTTGCAAGGAGAACCAGCTAGATAAGGCCAACCACATGCTGGATCTGATGGTTAGCAAAGGATGCGGTCCTAATATCAGGACGTTTAATATCCTCATAAATGGATATTGTAAGGCTAATCTGATTGACGATGGTTTGGAACTCTTCCGCAAAATGTCTTTGAGAGGAGTGGTTGCAGATACGGTTACTTATAACACTCTTATCCAAGGATTTTGTGAATTGGGAAAACTTGAAGTTGCCAAAGAACTCTTCCAAGAGATGGTTTCTCGTCGTGTTCGTCCTGATATTGTGTCCTACAAAATTTTGCTCGATGGGTTGTGTGACAATGGGGAACCAGAAAAAGCGCtggaaatatttgaaaaaatagagaagagtAAGATGGAGCTTGATATTGGTATCTATAACATCATCATTCATGGGATGTGCAATGCTAGTAAGGTGGATGATGCTTGGGATTTATTCTGTAGCCTCCCTCTCAAAGGAGTGAAGCCCGATGtcaaaacatacaatataATGATTGGGGGACTGTGTAAGAAAGGCTCACTGTCTGAAGCAGACCTGTTGTTTAGAAAAATGGAAGAGGATGGGCATTCGCCAAATGGTTGTACATACAACATACTCATCAGGGCACATCTTGGAGAAGGTGATGCAACCAAATCAGCTAAACTTATTGAAGAAATAAAGAGGTGCGGGTTCTCAGTTGATGCTTCCACGGTAAAGATGGTTGTCGATATGTTATCGGATGGTAGATTGAAGAAAAGCTTTTTGGATATGCTTTCTTAG
- the PEPKR1 gene encoding phosphoenolpyruvate carboxylase-related kinase 1 (phosphoenolpyruvate carboxylase-related kinase 1 (PEPKR1); FUNCTIONS IN: protein serine/threonine kinase activity, protein kinase activity, kinase activity, ATP binding; INVOLVED IN: protein amino acid phosphorylation; LOCATED IN: cellular_component unknown; EXPRESSED IN: 22 plant structures; EXPRESSED DURING: 13 growth stages; CONTAINS InterPro DOMAIN/s: Protein kinase, ATP binding site (InterPro:IPR017441), Protein kinase, catalytic domain (InterPro:IPR000719), Serine/threonine-protein kinase domain (InterPro:IPR002290), Calcium-dependent protein kinase (InterPro:IPR020642), Calcium/calmodulin-dependent protein kinase-like (InterPro:IPR020636), Serine/threonine-protein kinase-like domain (InterPro:IPR017442), Protein kinase-like domain (InterPro:IPR011009), Serine/threonine-protein kinase, active site (InterPro:IPR008271); BEST Arabidopsis thaliana protein match is: calcium-dependent protein kinase 34 (TAIR:AT5G19360.1); Has 122716 Blast hits to 120722 proteins in 3168 species: Archae - 154; Bacteria - 14954; Metazoa - 44101; Fungi - 12932; Plants - 28847; Viruses - 523; Other Eukaryotes - 21205 (source: NCBI BLink).), giving the protein MGMDIADKENTSPLLFEFCNCYKVASLTETILNPVNVSNLKDRYVLGEQLGWGQFGVIRVCSDKLTGERLACKSISKDRLVTQDDMKSIKLEIAIMAKLAGHPNVVNLKAVYEEKDSVHLVMELCAGGELFHKLEKYGRYSEVRARVLFKHLMQVVKFCHDSGIVHRDLKPENILMATMSSSSPIKLADFGLATYIKPGEKLSGTVGSPFYIAPEVLAGGYNQAADVWSAGVILYILLSGAPPFWGKTKSKIFDAVRAADLRFSAEPWDNITSYAKDLIRGMLCVDPSQRLSADEVLAHSWMEQLSESGQEQYDQDGFGCEGLENGGCSFSTQCVSREQDYSFSVGQLEQSTDNDFKSSFSTFLPADNTLPNSGFDGFSFDGKQPESTTAGFSSTGIPSMPSFTFFCTSPARTQNNDITEIDGKVRDSSPKRLLPSPDSSSQLERRDEAGENQTEAGGKSETRRERGNWSRMSGLHSKRNRTIGLGELDQLVVDVAVTESIIRWASCTHIPTAPSLRLSLVC; this is encoded by the exons ATGGGTATGGACATAGCTGATAAGGAGAATACGAGCCCGCTTTTATTTGAATTCTGCAATTGCTATAAAGTTGCAAGCCTTACTGAAACCATTCTAAACCCTGTAAATGTTTCCAACTTAAAAGATAGATATGTACTTGGAGAACAGTTAGGCTGGGGTCAGTTTGGTGTGATAAGAGTATGTTCTGATAAGTTAACTGGAGAGAGGCTTGCTTGTAAGTCTATATCTAAAGACAGACTGGTAACACAAGATGACATGAAGAGTATCAAACTCGAGATTGCGATAATGGCCAAGTTAGCTGGGCACCCAAATGTGGTGAATCTCAAAGCAGTTTACGAGGAGAAAGATTCTGTGCATCTTGTGATGGAACTATGCGCAGGCGGTGAGCTTTTTCACAAGCTCGAGAAATATGGAAGGTATTCTGAGGTTCGTGCTAGGGTGCTCTTCAAGCACTTGATGCAAGTGGTCAAGTTTTGTCATGATAGCGGTATTGTTCACAGAGATTTGAAACCGGAAAACATTCTTATGGCCACAatgtcttcttcgtctcctaTCAAATTGGCTGATTTTGGACTGGCAACCTATATAAAGCCTG GCGAAAAGCTGAGCGGAACAGTTGGTAGTCCGTTTTATATAGCCCCGGAAGTGTTAGCAGGGGGATATAACCAAGCTGCTGATGTATGGAGTGCAGGGgttattttgtatattcttCTCAGTGGAGCGCCGCCCTTTTGGGGAAAGACTAAGTCAAAGATTTTTGATGCTGTCAGGGCTGCCGATTTGAGATTTTCTGCAGAGCCATGGGACAATATAACTTCATACGCCAAGGATTTGATTCGCGGGATGCTTTGTGTGGATCCTTCCCAAAGGTTATCAGCTGACGAAGTTCTAG CTCACTCTTGGATGGAGCAGTTATCTGAATCAGGTCAAGAACAATATGATCAGGATGGGTTTGGTTGTGAAGGATTGGAGAATGGGGGATGTTCTTTCTCCACACAATGCGTTTCTCGGGAACAAGACTATAGCTTTAGCGTTGGCCAGTTAGAGCAATCAACAGATAACGATTTTAAATCATCGTTCTCGACATTCCTACCTGCGGATAACACACTGCCAAATTCCGGTTTTGATGGGTTTTCTTTTGATGGGAAACAACCGGAATCAACCACAGCTGGCTTCTCATCAACTGGAATTCCCTCTATGCCAAGCTTTACCTTTTTTTGTACAAGCCCAGCAAGGACACAGAACAACGACATAACTGAAATAGATGGAAAAGTTCGAG ACTCAAGCCCAAAGAGGTTACTGCCTTCaccagattcttcttcacaaCTTGAGAGGCGTGATGAAGCAGGGGAGAATCAGACAGAAGCAGGAGGAAAGTCAGAGACAAGAAGGGAAAGAGGAAACTGGTCAAGAATGTCAGGTCTACACAGCAAAAGGAACAGAACAATAGGACTAGGCGAGCTAGACCAGTTGGTGGTGGATGTTGCAGTCACAGAGTCGATAATCAGATGGGCATCTTGCACGCATATTCCCACCGCTCCATCTCTCAGATTGTCGCTCGTCtgctag
- a CDS encoding pentatricopeptide (PPR) repeat protein, with the protein MEIAGIEQDTYILNLLINAFCHCSQLRFALSTLARMLKAGHEPDVFTFTTLLRPFCLEENASVYDAPTLFKNMKAMGYKPNVVTYNTVIKGLLNGNMISQVPGVLDQMFERGCQPNAVTKSTFISGLCKQDLHGSAILLLRKMENDNEDVTTKKKILIHIT; encoded by the coding sequence ATGGAAATCGCTGGAATTGAACAGGATACCTACATCCTAAATTTGCTGATAAATGCTTTCTGTCACTGCTCGCAGCTGAGATTTGCTTTGTCTACATTAGCGAGAATGTTGAAAGCTGGCCATGAGCCTGATGTGTTCACATTTACCACGTTGCTCAGGCCTTTTTGTCTTGAGGAAAATGCTTCTGTTTATGATGCACCAACTTTGTTTAAGAATATGAAAGCTATGGGTTACAAACCTAATGTTGTGACATATAACACTGTCATTAAAGGTCTGCTTAATGGTAATATGATTTCTCAAGTGCCTGGTGTACTTGATCAAATGTTTGAAAGGGGTTGTCAACCAAATGCAGTTACTAAATCTACATTTATAAGCGGACTCTGCAAGCAAGATCTTCATGGAAGTGCCATATTGTTGCTTAGAAAAATGGAGAATGATAACGAAGAtgtcacaacaaaaaaaaaaatactcattcACATCACATAA
- the DDF1 gene encoding Integrase-type DNA-binding superfamily protein (DWARF AND DELAYED FLOWERING 1 (DDF1); CONTAINS InterPro DOMAIN/s: DNA-binding, integrase-type (InterPro:IPR016177), Pathogenesis-related transcriptional factor/ERF, DNA-binding (InterPro:IPR001471); BEST Arabidopsis thaliana protein match is: Integrase-type DNA-binding superfamily protein (TAIR:AT1G63030.2); Has 5207 Blast hits to 5205 proteins in 224 species: Archae - 0; Bacteria - 0; Metazoa - 0; Fungi - 0; Plants - 5202; Viruses - 0; Other Eukaryotes - 5 (source: NCBI BLink).), producing MNNDDIILAEMRPKKRAGRRVFKETRHPVYRGIRRRNGDKWVCEVREPTHQRRIWLGTYPTADMAARAHDVAVLALRGRSACLNFADSAWRLPVPESNDPDVIRRVAAEAAEMFRPVDLESGITVLPCAGDDVDLGFGSGSGSGSGSEERNSSSYGFGDYEEVSTTMMRLAEGPLMSPPRSYMEDMTPTNVYTEEEMCYEDMSLWSYRY from the coding sequence AtgaataatgatgatattattctGGCGGAGATGAGGCCTAAGAAGCGTGCGGGAAGGAGAGTGTTTAAGGAGACACGTCACCCAGTTTACAGAGGCATAAGGCGGAGGAACGGTGACAAATGGGTCTGCGAAGTCAGAGAACCGACGCACCAACGCCGCATTTGGCTCGGGACTTATCCCACAGCAGATATGGCAGCGCGTGCACACGACGTGGCGGTTTTAGCTCTGCGTGGGAGATCCGCATGTTTGAATTTCGCCGACTCCGCTTGGCGGCTTCCGGTGCCGGAATCCAATGATCCGGATGTGATAAGAAGAGTTGCGGCGGAAGCTGCGGAGATGTTTAGGCCGGTGGATTTAGAAAGTGGAATTACGGTTTTGCCTTGTGCGGGAGATGATGTggatttgggttttggttcGGGTTCCGGCTCTGGTTCGGGATCGGAGGAGAGGAATTCTTCTTCGTATGGATTTGGAGACTACGAAGAAGTCTCAACGACGATGATGAGACTCGCGGAGGGGCCACTAATGTCGCCGCCGCGATCGTATATGGAAGACATGACTCCTACTAATGTTTACACGGAAGAAGAGATGTGTTATGAAGATATGTCATTGTGGAGTTACAGATATTAA
- a CDS encoding UDP-N-acetylglucosamine (UAA) transporter family (UDP-N-acetylglucosamine (UAA) transporter family; FUNCTIONS IN: molecular_function unknown; INVOLVED IN: transmembrane transport; LOCATED IN: cellular_component unknown; EXPRESSED IN: petal, leaf whorl, male gametophyte, flower, pollen tube; EXPRESSED DURING: L mature pollen stage, 4 anthesis, petal differentiation and expansion stage; CONTAINS InterPro DOMAIN/s: UAA transporter (InterPro:IPR013657); BEST Arabidopsis thaliana protein match is: UDP-galactose transporter 2 (TAIR:AT4G23010.1); Has 1283 Blast hits to 1283 proteins in 272 species: Archae - 2; Bacteria - 86; Metazoa - 575; Fungi - 206; Plants - 224; Viruses - 0; Other Eukaryotes - 190 (source: NCBI BLink).) yields MKTNSEEQMIKLFGIPLSDKPRWQQFLICSSGFFFGYLVNGICEEYVYNRLKFSYGWYFTFAQGLVYIALIYMYGFRTKQMVNPWKTYVKLSGVLMGSHGLTKGSLAYLNYPAQIMFKSTKVLPVMVMGAFIPGLRRKYPVHEYISAMLLVIGLILFTLADAHTSPNFSIIGVMMISGALIMDAFLGNLQEAIFTMNPETTQMEMLFCSTVVGLPFLLAPMILTGELFTAWNSCAQHPYVYGVLVFEAMATFIGQVSVLSLIALFGAATTAMITTARKAVTLLLSYLIFTKPLTEQHGTGLLLIFMGIILKMVPDPNPNPKSSGSGQTPGKLERVKFEKEDDEESRPLV; encoded by the exons ATGAAGACTAACAGCGAAGAACAAATGATAAAACTGTTTGGAATTCCTCTTTCTGATAAACCCAGATGGCAACAATTTCTCATCTGTTCTtctggtttcttctttggttaCCTCGTTAATGGCATCTGCGag GAATATGTGTACAACCGGCTTAAATTCAG TTATGGATGGTATTTCACGTTTGCGCAAGGATTGGTGTACATTGCCTTGATTTACATGTATGGCTTCAGGACGAAGCAAATGGTTAATCCATGGAAGACTTACGTGAAACTATCTGGTGTTCTTATGGGTTCTCATGGCCTCACCAAAGGCTCCTTGGCTTATCTCAATTATCCTGCTCAAATCATGTTCAAATCCACTAAG GTTTTGCCGGTTATGGTTATGGGAGCTTTTATACCAGGGTTGAGAAGAAAATACCCTGTCCACGAGTACATATCTGCTATGTTACTTGTAATTGGTCTCATCTTATTCACATTGGCTGATGCCCATACCTCCCCAAACTTCAGTATAATTGGGGTTATGATGATCTCGGGCGCTCTCATCATGGACGCTTTTCTTGGTAACTTACAAGAAGCTATCTTCACGATGAATCCTGAGACAACACAA ATGGAGATGTTGTTTTGCTCGACGGTAGTTGGCTTACCGTTCTTACTTGCACCGATGATTCTTACTGGAGAGCTTTTCACAGCTTGGAATTCATGTGCTCAA CATCCATATGTGTATGGAGTGTTGGTGTTCGAAGCCATGGCTACATTTATCGGACAAGTCTCCGTTCTATCCCTCATTGCACTCTTTGGCGCAGCCACAACCGCTATG ATAACGACGGCGAGAAAAGCGGTAACGCTGTTACTGTCCTATTTGATATTCACAAAGCCTTTAACTGAACAGCACGGTACGGGATTGTTACTCATCTTTATGGGCATTATTCTCAAGATGGTTCCGGATCCAAACCCAAACCCCAAATCTTCGGGTTCGGGTCAGACACCCGGAAAATTGGAACGGGTTAAGTTTGAGAAGGAAGACGATGAAGAGAGTCGTCCATTGGTCTAA